Within Leucoraja erinacea ecotype New England unplaced genomic scaffold, Leri_hhj_1 Leri_1511S, whole genome shotgun sequence, the genomic segment agAGGTGTGTAGTGTAtgtatgtgggacagggagtgtagtgtatgtgggacagggagtgtagtgtatgtgggacagggagtgtagtgtatgtgggacagggagtgtagtgtatgtgggacagggagtgtagtgtatgtgggacagggagtgtagtgtatgtgggacagggagtgtagtgtatgtggctcagggagtgtagtgtatctgggacagggggtgtgtagtgtatgtgggacagaggggagtgtagtgtatgtgggacagggagtgtagtgtatgtgggacagggagtgtagtgtatgtgggacagggagtgtagtgtatgtgggacagggtgtgtagtgtatgtgggacagggagtgtagtgtatgtgggacagggagtGTAGTGGTGGGACAgtgtagtgtatgtgggacagggagtgtagggtatgtgggacagggagtgtagtgtatgtgggacagggagtgtagtgtatgtgggacagggagagtagtgtatgtgggacagggagtGTCGTGTATGTGGGGACGGGAgtgtagtgtatgtgggacagggagtgtagttgtatgtgggacagggggtgtagtgtatgtgggacagggagtgtagtgtatgtgggacagggagtGTAGTGTATGTGGGACGGGGGTGAGTGTAGTGTATGTTGGGACAGGGAgtgtagtgtatgtgggacagggagtgtagtgtatgtgggacagggagtgtagtgtatgtgggacagggggtgtagtgtatgtgggacagggagtgtgtagtgtatgtgggacagggggagtgtagtgtatgtgggacagggagtgtagtgtatgtgggacagggagtgtagtgtatgtgggacagggagtgtagtgtatgtgggacagggtGTGTAGTGTATGTGGGACGGGGGGGGTGAGTATAGTGGGactctttttcttatttttattatttctttgtgatttttttttaatgatactgcctgtaaggaaaattcatttcgttgtccaaaattgggacaatgacaataaattgaatacaatacaatacaggggGGGAGTAGTGTCGTGTATGTGGGACAGTGGGGGGAGTCTAGTGGGACATGGGCAACAGacggcacaatgggctaagtgttcggctggcgattggaaggtagccggttcgaatcccgctgtcgttgtgtccttggggcaagacacttcacccacctttgcctgtgtgtgaatgtaatgtaattatgtgaagcactttggggtcaatgcaagttgactgaaaatgtgctatatataaataagattatataagataaataataataagataAATAAGGGAGTCTAGTGGGACAGGGAgtgtagtgtatgtgggacagggagtgtagtgtatgtagtgtatgtgggacagggagtgtagtgtatgtgggacagggagtgtagtgtatgtgggacagggagtgtagtgtatgtgggacagggagtgtagtgtatgtgggacagggagtgtagtgtatgtgggacagagggagagacagagggagaggagggagggggaggcacacacacacacacatacacacacatacacacacatacacacacacacacacacacacacacacacacacacacacacacacacacacacacacacacacacacacacacacacacacacacacacacacacccacacacaccacaccggtgcacagcacacacacacacacacactagaccccccccctccccacagagaGGAGACTGGGGTAGACAAGACCCCTCCACACAAaattaccccccaccccccaaaaaccCCAGTTCCCACCTCAGTGTCTGAACtcctgtgtggggtgggtgtgtatttgtgtggggggggcgggtttaTTGGGTGTACTATGGGGAGGGGGGTATTTTTGTGTCTGGGGGGCTCCATTGGGGAACCCCAGTTTCCCACGTCAGTAtgtgatgtatgtgtgtgtgtgtgtgtatatgtgtgtgtgtgtgtgtgtgtgtgtgtgtgtgtgtgtgtagatgtgtgtgtgtgtgtgtgtgtgtgtgtgtgtgtgtgtgtgtgtgtatgtgtgtgtgtgtgtatatatatatgtgtgtgtgtgtatatatgttgtatgtgtgtgtgtgtgtgtgtgtgtgtgtgtgtgtgtatgtgtgtgtgtgtgtgtgtatatatatatgtgtgtgtgtgtgtgtgtgtgtatatatatatgtgtgtgtgtgtgtatatatatatgtgtgtgtgatatatatgtgtgtgtgtgtgtgtgtgtatatgtgtgtgtgtgtgtgtgtatatatgtgtgtgtgtgtgtgtagttatatatgtgtgtgtgtgtgtgtgtatatgtgtgtgtgtgtgtgtgtgtatatatgtgttgtgtgtgtgtgtgtgtgtgtgtgtgtgtgtgtgtgtgtgtatgtgtgtatgtgggtgtgtgtgtgtgtgtatagtggtgtgtgtgtgtctatctatgggCCATTGGTGTAAACTGTGTGGAGGGTCTCTCACTGTGTATCCAAGTACAGTGGGTCCTGGGGGGTAAGAAGAAAGCTACGTGTGGTGTGTGAGGGAAACGGGGTGTGGGTTGCAAACTGGGAGCTGGGATTGTAGGCATTCCCCGGGTCCATATGGTAGACTTGTAAATGGGATGGGTCTCCGATGGGGGGTGCGGTGCCCCACCTAGGAGGCTGGTCCCTGTGTGGGGCCTGGCTGGGGTTACTGTGACTGCTGTATGTGTCGTTGTGTTAGTTTTGCCTTTATATCTGTGAGTGTGGCACGACTGTGTTGTAACCGCCCCAGGCTCTGTGCCtgctgtctccccctctctctctgtgtccccctctcgGGCTGTGTGCTCtgtcccccactagtcactccctgttccccctcctctccctttgctCTCCCACTATCCTCTCTGCTCTCCCCACCCTGGGCCTTGTCTTCTACCCCTCTACTCCTGGTGTCCCCGCACCCCCTCCCTAGCCTCGTCCCTCACTGCCTTGCCATTGTGCCCTAGGTCCGAACACCCTTTTTCTCTCCTACTCAATTGTCGCCTCTCTCTCCCTATGTGTTTGTGTCCTGGGGGGGTCTCTCTCACCCCAGTTCCCCCCTCTGTCTGTTGTGGAGGTGTTTGTGTCTGTCTAGGGTGGgtttgggggtgggagagggtgtgTTTGGGAGAGGGTCTCTACGGGGTTCTAGTATCCCCCTCACAGGTGGacgggatgagaggagagggggtgttcCCCCTCCGGGAGGGGAGGATTCtcggtgtcggggggggggggggggggggggggagggggtgatagtagagaggggaggggtattTATTGAAGGGATTGTTCGGAGTTTAGAGGTGATTGAGAGTTGGCTCTGAGTGGTActaactccctctctccccctcgctctctcccccccctctctccccccctctccctccctctctctcctgcccCCACAGTGTGCGTGGGAGTGAGCGGCGTGGGGGCCCGCCGGTGGTGCCGTTGATCGGGAGGACACGTTGGCGGGGGCCGGGGCCGGCGTCGGTCCCTGTCCCGGTGTCAGGGTCGAGGGTCGAGGACGCGGAGGAGGCGGCCGTGGTGTCGAAGGCCGTGCAGGAGCTCATCGAAGGTGAGGACGGGGGGAGGGGGCCGGTAGTCAAGCACATCACGCATACAT encodes:
- the gpkow gene encoding G-patch domain and KOW motifs-containing protein translates to MGNIVLLGVRGSERRGGPPVVPLIGRTRWRGPGPASVPVPVSGSRVEDAEEAAVVSKAVQELIEESRRFQDKGGEGNGDDGTLDIPLLMQNHAPPGYEDGDTVNVGLRPEP